One window of Deltaproteobacteria bacterium GWC2_65_14 genomic DNA carries:
- a CDS encoding Fe-S oxidoreductase encodes MAPKLPMRVSLFSTCLADTFFPNVCFATVAVLERFGVEVRVPLSQTCCGQPPFNSGNRREARKMAARFLSVFEGEDPIVTPSGSCAAMVKNEYPVLFRDEPGMLSRSRALGERVFELTQFLVEILGVTEPRSSFRGKVTYHDSCHLRRGLGVSEAPRKLLRAIPGVEFVEMKESERCCGFGGVFAMKYPGISCRMVDRKIERILETGAAFVTSGDTGCLMNIGGAISRTGYPVRAVHIAEILAGSLEGAR; translated from the coding sequence ATGGCCCCGAAGCTCCCGATGCGCGTTTCCCTGTTCTCGACCTGTCTTGCCGACACGTTCTTCCCGAACGTCTGCTTCGCCACGGTCGCCGTCCTCGAGCGGTTCGGGGTGGAGGTCCGCGTTCCCCTCTCCCAGACCTGCTGCGGCCAGCCGCCCTTCAACTCGGGGAACCGGCGGGAAGCGCGGAAAATGGCGGCCCGCTTTCTCTCCGTCTTCGAAGGCGAGGATCCTATCGTGACCCCCTCGGGATCCTGCGCCGCGATGGTGAAGAACGAGTACCCGGTCCTCTTCCGCGACGAGCCGGGGATGCTTTCCCGGTCCCGCGCCCTGGGCGAGCGGGTCTTCGAGCTGACCCAGTTCCTCGTCGAGATCCTCGGGGTGACCGAACCCCGGTCGTCCTTCCGGGGCAAGGTGACCTATCACGACTCCTGCCACCTCCGCCGGGGGCTCGGGGTTTCGGAGGCGCCCCGGAAGCTGCTGCGCGCCATTCCCGGCGTGGAGTTCGTCGAGATGAAGGAAAGCGAACGCTGCTGCGGGTTCGGCGGCGTCTTCGCCATGAAGTATCCCGGGATCTCCTGCCGGATGGTCGACCGGAAGATCGAGAGGATCCTCGAGACCGGCGCGGCCTTCGTGACCTCCGGAGACACCGGATGCCTGATGAACATCGGCGGGGCGATCTCGCGGACCGGGTACCCGGTCCGGGCGGTCCATATCGCCGAGATCCTCGCCGGATCCCTCGAGGGAGCGCGGTGA
- a CDS encoding iron-sulfur cluster-binding protein, translating to MEPRTRSFHRNAEKALSDRPLQTALGRATERFVENRAAAIAQFPGFEAARREASQVKSEALEHLDRHLERFLAEAERRGTSVHVASDAAQARRIAAGIAREEGVTLAVKSKSMAAEEIGLNGALEEAGVEVVETDLGEYIIQLAGEPPSHIIAPAIHKTREQVSALFEKALGEPYTEEIPELTRIARRRLREKFLSAQMGISGANFLCADTGSVVLVTNEGNGRMGTILPRVHLVIAGIEKIIPRLTDLPLFLRLLARSATGQRTSSYLSVLTGPKRPGDAEGPSKLHVILLDNGRSGILAGKYRDILKCIRCGACINACPVFQSIGGHAYGWVYPGPIGSVLSTLMLGLPEASALPNASTLCGACEEVCPVGIPLPEMLLELRSDEREQGLKTPLEVLGAKAYAGVMGRAGVLEALQRMAGALSGLFSREGRVTRLPPPFSGWTDRRDFPAPAPQPFRRLWKKARGIRPWNR from the coding sequence ATGGAGCCGCGCACCCGCTCCTTCCACCGGAACGCGGAGAAGGCCCTCTCCGACCGTCCGCTCCAGACCGCGCTGGGAAGGGCGACGGAGAGGTTCGTGGAGAACCGGGCGGCCGCGATCGCCCAGTTCCCCGGATTCGAGGCGGCGCGCCGGGAGGCCTCCCAAGTCAAGTCGGAGGCGCTCGAACATCTCGACCGGCATCTCGAACGGTTCCTGGCCGAGGCCGAGCGGCGGGGGACCTCCGTCCACGTCGCCTCGGACGCGGCGCAGGCCCGGAGGATCGCCGCCGGCATCGCCCGGGAGGAGGGGGTGACCCTCGCGGTCAAATCGAAGTCGATGGCCGCCGAGGAGATCGGCCTGAACGGCGCTCTGGAGGAGGCGGGCGTCGAGGTGGTGGAGACCGATCTCGGGGAGTACATCATCCAGCTCGCCGGCGAGCCCCCCTCGCACATCATCGCCCCCGCGATCCACAAGACGCGGGAACAGGTGTCGGCGCTCTTCGAGAAGGCGCTCGGGGAGCCCTACACGGAGGAGATCCCCGAGCTGACCCGCATCGCCCGGAGGCGGCTGCGGGAGAAGTTCCTCTCGGCGCAGATGGGGATCAGCGGGGCGAACTTCCTCTGCGCGGACACCGGCTCGGTCGTCCTGGTGACCAACGAGGGGAACGGTCGGATGGGGACGATCCTCCCCCGGGTCCACCTGGTCATCGCGGGGATCGAGAAGATCATCCCGCGCCTGACGGACCTCCCCCTTTTCCTGCGCCTGCTGGCGCGCAGCGCGACGGGACAGCGGACCTCCTCCTACCTCTCGGTCCTCACCGGGCCGAAGCGGCCGGGGGACGCGGAGGGGCCTTCGAAGCTGCACGTCATCCTGCTGGACAACGGGCGCAGCGGGATCCTCGCCGGAAAATACCGGGACATCCTGAAATGCATCCGGTGCGGCGCCTGCATCAACGCCTGCCCCGTCTTCCAGAGCATCGGGGGGCACGCCTACGGGTGGGTCTACCCCGGGCCGATCGGCTCCGTTCTGAGCACCCTGATGCTGGGTCTGCCGGAGGCGTCCGCCCTTCCCAACGCCAGCACCCTCTGCGGCGCCTGCGAGGAGGTCTGCCCGGTCGGGATCCCCCTGCCGGAGATGCTGCTGGAGCTTCGCTCGGACGAGCGGGAGCAGGGGCTGAAGACCCCGCTGGAGGTCCTGGGAGCGAAAGCCTATGCGGGGGTGATGGGACGGGCCGGCGTGCTGGAGGCACTTCAGAGGATGGCCGGGGCCCTCTCCGGGCTCTTCTCCCGGGAAGGCCGGGTCACCCGCCTCCCCCCGCCCTTCTCCGGCTGGACCGACCGGCGCGACTTCCCCGCCCCGGCCCCCCAGCCATTCCGGCGCCTCTGGAAGAAGGCCCGGGGGATCCGTCCATGGAACCGGTAA
- a CDS encoding Vi polysaccharide biosynthesis protein VipB/TviC, whose protein sequence is MDYLVTGGAGFIGSNLTEALLSAGHRVRVLDNFLTGKRENLAGLAQRYGDAFELHEGDLRDQDTVRRAAEGVPYVLHQGALPSVPRSVADPVLSNGINVGGTVNLLIAARDAGVRRVVFAASSSAYGDTPELPKRESMTPNPKSPYAAQKLAGEHYMRIFFEVYGLETVSLRYFNVFGPRQDPTSMYAAVIPRFITSVLSGEPPTVYGDGGQTRDFTYIDNVVRANLLACEAPKAACGKVFNIACGERISLLSILEIVYGLAGRRVLPRFEPPRPGDVRDSMADITLARDLLGYAPKIPFREGFSSTFDFFRKIQPDRG, encoded by the coding sequence ATGGACTACCTGGTGACGGGCGGCGCCGGCTTCATCGGCTCGAACCTGACGGAGGCGCTCCTTTCGGCCGGGCACCGGGTCCGGGTCCTGGACAATTTTCTCACCGGCAAGCGGGAAAACCTGGCCGGCCTCGCGCAGCGGTACGGGGACGCCTTCGAACTGCACGAGGGGGACCTGCGCGACCAGGACACGGTGCGGCGGGCTGCGGAGGGCGTACCCTATGTCCTCCACCAGGGGGCGTTGCCGTCGGTCCCCCGCTCGGTGGCCGACCCGGTCCTCTCCAACGGGATCAACGTCGGGGGGACGGTGAACCTGCTGATCGCCGCCCGCGACGCAGGGGTCCGGCGGGTCGTGTTCGCCGCCTCCTCCTCCGCCTACGGCGACACCCCGGAGCTGCCGAAGCGCGAGTCGATGACCCCCAACCCGAAGAGCCCCTACGCCGCCCAGAAGCTGGCGGGGGAGCACTACATGCGGATCTTCTTCGAGGTGTACGGGCTGGAGACGGTGTCGCTCCGGTACTTCAACGTTTTCGGGCCGCGGCAGGATCCGACGTCGATGTACGCGGCGGTCATTCCGAGGTTCATCACCTCGGTGCTATCCGGGGAGCCCCCCACGGTGTACGGCGACGGCGGCCAGACGCGGGATTTCACCTACATCGACAACGTGGTGCGGGCGAACCTGCTGGCCTGCGAGGCGCCGAAGGCGGCCTGCGGGAAGGTGTTCAACATCGCCTGCGGGGAACGGATTTCGCTGCTTTCGATCCTCGAGATCGTCTACGGGCTGGCCGGGCGCCGGGTGCTCCCCCGGTTCGAGCCGCCCCGCCCGGGCGACGTCCGAGACTCCATGGCCGACATCACCCTGGCGAGGGACCTGCTCGGTTATGCCCCGAAGATTCCATTCCGCGAAGGATTTTCGAGTACCTTCGACTTCTTCCGCAAGATCCAACCGGACCGGGGATGA
- a CDS encoding UDP-N-acetyl-D-glucosamine dehydrogenase: MGSPDDLLSRIRRKEFTAAVVGLGYVGLPLAVEFAEAGIPVIGIDSDGAKIRAIRAGKSYIGDVSSESLRAVVEAGRLRATSDYSALAEADTVNICVPTPLRKTKDPDLSYVVSAAEQVAKYLHPGMLVVLESTTYPGTTDELLVPLFEEKGFKAGRDIFLAFSPERVDPGNPIYTTKNIPKVVGGATPRCTKVAVALYQGVLERVHPVSTATVAEMVKLLENTFRAVNIGLVNEIALMCDRMGIDVWEVIDAAKSKPFGFMPFYPGPGIGGHCIPLDPFYLSWKAKQYGFESRFIELAGVINGQMPHYVVGKVVDALNRFKKSVNGAKILVLGVAYKKDISDVRESPALDILQLLGQKEAKLSYCDPHVPLLDEHGIRMNAEKFSASTLRKADCVVVVTDHSAFDYRMVARESKVVVDARNALKGKNGSKIIKL, translated from the coding sequence ATTGGATCCCCGGACGATCTTCTCTCCCGCATCCGGCGGAAGGAGTTCACGGCGGCCGTCGTCGGCCTGGGGTACGTGGGGCTGCCTCTCGCGGTGGAGTTCGCGGAGGCGGGGATCCCCGTGATCGGGATCGACTCCGACGGGGCCAAGATCCGGGCGATCCGCGCCGGGAAATCCTACATCGGGGATGTTTCTTCGGAATCGCTCCGCGCCGTGGTGGAGGCGGGGCGCCTGAGGGCCACCTCCGACTACTCGGCGCTGGCCGAGGCGGACACCGTGAACATCTGCGTCCCCACCCCCCTGCGCAAGACCAAGGACCCGGACCTTTCCTACGTCGTCAGCGCCGCCGAACAGGTGGCGAAATACCTGCATCCGGGGATGCTGGTCGTGCTGGAGAGCACCACCTACCCCGGGACCACCGACGAGCTTCTGGTGCCGCTGTTCGAGGAGAAGGGGTTCAAGGCCGGCCGCGACATCTTCCTCGCCTTCTCCCCCGAGCGGGTCGATCCCGGCAACCCGATCTACACGACCAAGAACATCCCGAAGGTGGTCGGCGGTGCGACCCCGAGGTGCACGAAGGTGGCCGTCGCCCTTTACCAGGGGGTCCTGGAACGGGTGCACCCCGTGTCCACCGCGACGGTGGCGGAAATGGTGAAGCTGCTGGAGAACACCTTCCGCGCGGTGAACATCGGGCTGGTGAACGAGATCGCCCTCATGTGCGACCGGATGGGGATCGACGTCTGGGAGGTGATCGACGCGGCGAAGTCCAAGCCGTTCGGCTTCATGCCCTTCTACCCGGGCCCCGGGATCGGCGGGCACTGCATTCCGCTCGATCCCTTCTACCTCTCCTGGAAGGCGAAGCAGTACGGCTTCGAGTCCCGCTTCATCGAGCTGGCCGGGGTGATCAACGGGCAGATGCCCCACTACGTCGTCGGCAAGGTCGTCGACGCCCTGAACCGGTTCAAAAAATCGGTCAACGGGGCGAAGATCCTGGTGCTGGGGGTCGCCTACAAGAAGGACATCAGCGACGTCCGGGAATCGCCCGCCCTGGACATCCTGCAGCTGCTCGGCCAGAAGGAGGCGAAGCTCTCCTACTGCGATCCCCACGTGCCGCTGCTCGACGAGCACGGGATCCGGATGAACGCGGAGAAGTTCTCCGCGTCGACGCTGCGGAAGGCCGACTGCGTGGTGGTGGTGACCGACCACAGCGCATTCGACTACAGGATGGTGGCCAGGGAGTCGAAGGTGGTCGTCGACGCCCGCAACGCCCTCAAGGGGAAAAACGGGTCGAAGATCATCAAGCTCTGA
- a CDS encoding electron transfer flavoprotein subunit beta, with the protein MADILVVVEHQEGAFRKTTLSTLTAAKTLSGLAGGEVDALVLGKGVGAVADLVAGHGVRKVLLAENADFEKYLAVTYAPAVAQLVKEKGYGTVMAPASTFGKDFMPRLSGLLDAPMAGDIVGMAREGEALRILRPMYAGNAIATVEIEGSPVLLTVRQTAFDPAPESGEKAPVEAVTLTADPGGSAFVGREETKSGRPELTEARVVVSAGRGIKSKENYKLVEDLADQLGAAIGASRATVDAGWAPNDWQVGQTGKIVAPELYIALGISGAIQHLAGMKDSKVIVAINKDEEAPIFQVADYGLVADLFKAVPQLITELKKLKSA; encoded by the coding sequence ATGGCGGACATACTGGTAGTGGTCGAGCATCAGGAAGGGGCCTTCAGGAAGACGACCCTGTCGACGCTCACGGCGGCGAAGACCCTCTCCGGCCTGGCCGGCGGGGAGGTGGACGCGCTCGTGCTCGGGAAGGGGGTCGGGGCGGTGGCCGACCTCGTGGCCGGGCACGGGGTGCGCAAGGTCCTTCTCGCGGAGAACGCCGACTTCGAGAAATACCTCGCGGTGACCTACGCGCCCGCGGTGGCGCAGCTGGTGAAGGAGAAGGGGTACGGCACGGTGATGGCCCCGGCCTCCACCTTCGGGAAGGATTTCATGCCGCGGCTGTCCGGCCTGCTCGACGCCCCCATGGCGGGCGACATCGTGGGGATGGCCAGGGAGGGGGAGGCCCTTCGGATCCTGCGCCCGATGTACGCGGGAAACGCGATCGCCACGGTGGAGATCGAGGGAAGCCCGGTCCTGCTCACGGTGCGGCAGACGGCGTTCGACCCCGCGCCGGAAAGCGGGGAGAAGGCTCCTGTGGAGGCGGTGACGCTGACGGCCGACCCGGGGGGGAGCGCGTTCGTCGGCCGGGAGGAGACCAAGTCGGGGCGCCCCGAGCTCACCGAGGCCCGGGTGGTCGTCTCCGCGGGGCGGGGGATCAAGTCGAAGGAGAACTACAAGCTGGTCGAGGATCTGGCCGACCAGCTGGGAGCGGCGATCGGGGCCTCCCGGGCGACGGTGGACGCCGGGTGGGCGCCCAACGACTGGCAGGTGGGGCAGACCGGGAAGATCGTGGCCCCGGAGCTCTACATCGCCCTGGGGATCAGCGGGGCGATCCAGCACCTGGCGGGGATGAAGGACTCCAAGGTGATCGTGGCCATCAACAAGGACGAGGAGGCGCCGATCTTCCAGGTCGCCGACTACGGGCTGGTCGCCGACCTGTTCAAGGCCGTTCCCCAGCTGATCACGGAGCTCAAGAAGCTCAAGTCCGCCTGA
- a CDS encoding electron transfer flavoprotein subunit beta, with amino-acid sequence MKILVAIKPVPNPDERVKITKDGKGIVLDNIKMVVNPFCEIAVEEALRIKEKQGGEVVIHTIGPKQGEQQVRTALAMGADRAVLVETGNDLDSLGVAKVMAKVVEQEKPDLVLMGKQAVDDDNNQVGQILAALLSWPQATFASKIEFSEDGKRANVTREVDGGLETIGVPLPAVVTTDLRLNEPRYASLPGIMKAKKKEMKVIAADSLGVEMKPKVRLVSLAPPKERAGGTKVADVAELVAKLKNEAKVL; translated from the coding sequence GTGAAGATACTCGTCGCGATCAAGCCGGTCCCCAACCCCGACGAGAGGGTCAAGATCACGAAGGACGGGAAAGGGATCGTGCTGGACAACATCAAGATGGTGGTGAATCCCTTCTGCGAGATCGCGGTGGAAGAGGCGCTGCGGATCAAGGAGAAGCAGGGGGGCGAGGTGGTGATCCACACCATCGGCCCGAAGCAGGGGGAGCAGCAGGTCCGAACCGCCCTGGCGATGGGGGCCGACCGGGCGGTCCTGGTGGAGACCGGGAACGATCTCGACAGTCTCGGCGTGGCGAAGGTGATGGCCAAGGTCGTGGAGCAGGAGAAGCCGGACCTGGTCCTCATGGGAAAGCAGGCGGTCGACGACGACAACAACCAGGTGGGGCAGATCCTGGCGGCGCTGCTCTCCTGGCCGCAGGCGACCTTCGCCTCGAAGATCGAGTTTTCCGAGGACGGGAAGCGGGCGAACGTCACCCGGGAGGTGGACGGCGGACTGGAGACGATCGGGGTCCCCCTTCCCGCCGTGGTCACCACCGACCTTCGGCTCAACGAGCCGCGGTACGCCTCCCTCCCCGGGATCATGAAGGCGAAGAAGAAGGAGATGAAGGTGATCGCCGCCGATTCCCTGGGAGTGGAGATGAAGCCGAAGGTTCGCCTGGTCTCCCTGGCGCCGCCGAAGGAGCGGGCCGGAGGCACGAAGGTGGCCGACGTGGCCGAGCTGGTCGCCAAGCTCAAGAACGAGGCGAAAGTGCTCTAA
- a CDS encoding dTDP-glucose 4,6-dehydratase: protein MKENGVRLLVAGGAGFIGSNFIRHLLGAHGDWQVVNVDILTYAGNLANLADLSGDGRYRFVRADICDAARIEGIVAEAAPDAIVNFAAETHVDRSIADPSLFLRTNVLGTQVLLDAARKAAVARYVQISTDEVYGSLGATGKFTEQSPLRPNSPYAASKTAGDLLARAYFRTYGTPAIVTRCSNNYGPYQFPEKLIPFFVTLLAAGKPVPVYGDGGNVRDWIHVDDHSRAVEAVLLRGKPGEIYNIGGGNERTNIEITKLLLSAMGKPESMMAFVPDRPGHDRRYAIDDGRVRTELGVAPRVPFEEGLRATVRWYLENEPWWRAVQSGEYLSFYDRWYREQGRG, encoded by the coding sequence ATGAAGGAGAACGGCGTCCGGCTCCTGGTCGCGGGAGGCGCCGGGTTCATCGGGTCGAACTTCATCCGGCATCTCCTCGGCGCCCACGGCGACTGGCAGGTCGTCAACGTCGACATATTGACCTACGCCGGGAACCTCGCGAACCTGGCGGACCTCTCCGGGGACGGCCGGTACCGGTTCGTCCGGGCCGACATCTGTGACGCCGCCCGGATCGAGGGAATCGTCGCGGAAGCCGCCCCCGACGCGATCGTGAACTTCGCCGCGGAGACCCACGTCGACCGCAGCATCGCCGACCCGTCCCTTTTCCTTCGGACGAACGTCCTGGGGACGCAGGTCCTGCTGGACGCGGCGCGCAAGGCCGCAGTCGCCCGGTACGTGCAGATCTCCACCGACGAGGTGTACGGCTCGCTCGGCGCGACCGGGAAGTTCACGGAGCAGTCGCCGCTGCGGCCCAACTCCCCCTATGCCGCCAGCAAGACGGCCGGAGATCTCCTGGCCCGGGCATATTTCAGGACCTACGGCACCCCCGCGATCGTCACCCGCTGCTCGAACAACTACGGCCCGTACCAGTTTCCCGAGAAGCTGATCCCCTTCTTCGTGACGCTCCTTGCGGCCGGGAAACCGGTGCCGGTCTACGGCGACGGGGGAAACGTCCGGGACTGGATCCACGTGGACGACCACTCGCGGGCGGTCGAGGCGGTCCTGCTGCGGGGGAAGCCGGGGGAGATCTACAACATCGGCGGCGGGAACGAGCGGACCAACATCGAGATCACGAAGCTGCTCCTGTCGGCGATGGGGAAGCCCGAGTCGATGATGGCGTTCGTGCCGGACCGCCCCGGCCACGACCGTCGATACGCGATCGACGACGGCCGCGTGCGGACGGAGCTGGGGGTGGCCCCGCGGGTGCCCTTCGAGGAAGGGCTCCGGGCGACGGTCCGCTGGTACCTGGAGAACGAGCCCTGGTGGCGGGCCGTCCAGTCGGGGGAGTACCTCTCCTTCTACGACCGCTGGTACCGGGAGCAGGGACGCGGCTGA
- a CDS encoding dTDP-4-dehydrorhamnose 3,5-epimerase encodes MIDGVMVKNLKVIPDERGRLMEILRSDDEIFRKFGQVYLTTGYPGVVKAWHYHKLQTDHFCVVKGMMKVVLYDSREGSPTKGEVNEFFLGEHRPILLRIPPLVYHGFKTTGLEEALLINIPTEPYRYDQPDEHRVHPHDNDIPYSWERKDG; translated from the coding sequence ATGATCGACGGCGTGATGGTCAAAAACCTCAAGGTGATCCCGGACGAGCGGGGGCGCCTCATGGAGATCCTGCGCAGCGACGACGAGATCTTCCGGAAGTTCGGCCAGGTCTACCTGACCACGGGATATCCCGGCGTCGTCAAGGCGTGGCATTACCACAAGCTCCAGACCGACCACTTCTGCGTGGTCAAGGGGATGATGAAGGTGGTGCTCTACGATTCCCGGGAGGGGTCCCCGACGAAGGGGGAGGTGAACGAGTTCTTCCTGGGAGAGCACCGTCCGATCCTGCTGCGGATCCCGCCGCTGGTCTACCACGGGTTCAAGACGACCGGCCTCGAGGAGGCGCTGCTGATCAACATCCCCACGGAGCCCTACCGGTACGACCAGCCGGACGAGCACCGGGTCCACCCGCACGACAACGACATCCCCTACTCCTGGGAGAGGAAGGACGGATGA
- a CDS encoding glucose-1-phosphate thymidylyltransferase gives MKGLVLSGGKGTRLRPITFTSAKQLLPIANKPVLFYCLEQLSEAGVTDVGIVVGETAAEIRQAVGDGSRFGVKATYIEQDHPGGLAHAVKVSEPFLQEDSFIMVLGDNLLRDGVVSIVEEFRNHPPNCQILLTKVKDPNQFGVAELKDGKVVRLVEKPKEYISDLALVGVYLFDANVFKAVREIQPSWRGELEITDAIQWLVTHGYTVRPHLVTGWWKDTGKLEDILEANRMVLDGMEERILGRVDGKSRVEFKVRLAETAVVENSVVRGPAVIGEGTRIVDSYVGPFTSIASGCTIRNVEIEHSIVLERCTIEGVGTRIIDSLLGRDVAIRKGDGQPHAYRFMLGDSSGITLP, from the coding sequence ATGAAAGGTCTGGTGTTGAGCGGCGGGAAGGGGACGCGCCTGCGGCCGATCACCTTCACGAGCGCGAAGCAACTGCTTCCGATCGCGAACAAGCCGGTCCTCTTCTACTGCCTGGAGCAGCTGTCGGAGGCGGGGGTGACCGACGTCGGGATCGTGGTGGGGGAAACCGCGGCCGAGATCCGGCAGGCGGTGGGGGACGGGAGCCGGTTCGGGGTGAAGGCGACCTATATCGAGCAGGACCATCCCGGCGGGCTGGCCCACGCCGTGAAGGTCTCCGAACCGTTTTTGCAGGAAGATTCATTCATCATGGTCCTGGGGGACAACCTGCTGCGGGACGGGGTCGTCTCGATCGTGGAGGAGTTCCGGAATCACCCGCCGAACTGCCAGATCCTCCTGACGAAGGTGAAGGACCCCAACCAGTTCGGGGTGGCGGAACTGAAAGACGGCAAGGTGGTCCGGCTGGTCGAGAAGCCGAAGGAGTACATCTCCGACCTGGCGCTGGTCGGGGTCTACCTCTTCGACGCGAACGTGTTCAAGGCGGTCCGGGAGATCCAGCCTTCGTGGAGAGGCGAGCTGGAGATCACCGACGCGATCCAGTGGCTGGTGACCCACGGGTACACGGTGCGGCCTCACCTGGTGACCGGCTGGTGGAAGGACACGGGGAAGCTCGAGGACATCCTGGAGGCGAACCGGATGGTCCTGGACGGGATGGAGGAGAGGATCCTGGGGCGGGTCGACGGGAAAAGCCGGGTGGAATTCAAGGTCCGCCTCGCGGAGACGGCCGTGGTCGAGAACAGCGTCGTCCGGGGGCCGGCGGTGATCGGGGAGGGGACGCGGATCGTCGACTCCTACGTGGGGCCCTTCACCTCGATCGCTTCGGGATGCACGATCCGGAACGTGGAGATCGAGCACAGCATCGTCCTCGAGCGGTGCACGATCGAGGGGGTGGGGACCCGGATCATCGACTCCCTTCTCGGGCGGGACGTGGCGATCCGGAAAGGCGACGGTCAGCCGCACGCCTACCGGTTCATGCTGGGCGATTCCTCCGGGATCACCCTGCCGTGA
- a CDS encoding UDP-glucose 6-dehydrogenase, with the protein MNVGIVGTGYVGLVTGVCLAERGSKVLCVDSDPEVVRKLSSGEVTIFEPGLEEIFLRNLKKERIAFTGDLEAVVLSSRVLFLCLPTPPDEDGSADLQYILGVAEEIGKILAKHPAAGYKVIVDKSTVPVGTSEKVDAAIRKSLDGKLEFDVVSNPEFLREGFAVEDFLRPERVVIGTRSERAVDLLKDLYEPFLPAGSPVIVMDEKSAEVTKYAANAFLAMKISYMNDLARFCDAVGADVEQVREGIGSDSRIGKRYLFPGLGYGGSCLPKDVKALLKSAQDAGTPLTILQSVEEINREQRRRFYLKVEKHFTGKLEGLRVAVWGLAFKPNTDDVREAPVFYLLDSLLAAKASVVVFDPEATRKVKAKYGDRLEYAESSYGALQGADALLVVTEWNEFRKPDFGLMKNLMRQPVIFDGRNIYDPARMREGGFVYHSIGRKSLEAHPQEPGRS; encoded by the coding sequence ATGAACGTCGGGATCGTCGGGACCGGGTATGTCGGGCTGGTGACGGGGGTCTGCCTGGCCGAGCGGGGGAGCAAGGTCCTCTGCGTCGACAGCGACCCGGAGGTGGTGCGGAAACTCTCCTCGGGGGAGGTGACGATCTTCGAGCCGGGTCTCGAGGAGATCTTCCTGCGCAACCTGAAGAAGGAGCGGATCGCCTTCACGGGGGATCTCGAGGCCGTGGTGCTGTCCTCCCGGGTGCTCTTCCTCTGCCTGCCGACGCCGCCCGACGAGGACGGCTCGGCCGACCTGCAGTACATCCTCGGGGTCGCCGAGGAGATCGGGAAGATCCTGGCGAAGCATCCCGCCGCCGGCTACAAGGTGATCGTGGACAAGAGCACCGTGCCCGTAGGGACGAGCGAGAAGGTGGACGCCGCGATCCGGAAGAGCCTCGACGGGAAGTTGGAGTTCGACGTGGTCTCCAACCCGGAATTTCTCCGGGAGGGGTTCGCGGTGGAGGATTTCCTGCGCCCCGAGCGGGTCGTGATCGGCACCCGGAGCGAACGGGCGGTCGACCTGCTCAAGGACCTCTACGAGCCGTTCCTGCCGGCCGGCTCCCCGGTGATCGTCATGGACGAGAAGAGCGCCGAGGTGACCAAGTATGCCGCGAACGCCTTCCTCGCGATGAAGATCTCCTACATGAACGACCTGGCGAGGTTCTGCGACGCGGTCGGCGCCGATGTCGAGCAGGTGCGGGAGGGGATCGGGTCCGACTCCCGGATCGGGAAGCGGTACCTCTTTCCCGGCCTGGGGTACGGCGGCTCCTGCCTTCCCAAGGATGTCAAGGCGCTGCTGAAAAGCGCGCAGGACGCGGGGACGCCGCTGACCATCCTGCAGTCGGTGGAGGAGATCAACCGGGAGCAGCGCAGGCGCTTCTACCTGAAGGTGGAAAAACATTTCACGGGAAAGCTGGAAGGACTGCGGGTGGCGGTCTGGGGGCTGGCCTTCAAGCCGAACACCGACGACGTGCGCGAGGCGCCGGTCTTTTATCTCCTCGACTCGCTGCTGGCGGCGAAGGCCTCCGTGGTCGTCTTCGACCCGGAGGCGACGAGGAAGGTGAAGGCGAAGTACGGCGACCGGCTCGAGTATGCCGAGTCCTCGTACGGGGCGCTGCAGGGGGCCGACGCGCTGCTGGTCGTGACCGAGTGGAACGAGTTCCGCAAGCCCGACTTCGGGCTGATGAAGAACCTGATGCGGCAGCCGGTGATCTTCGACGGACGAAACATCTACGATCCGGCGCGGATGCGGGAGGGCGGATTCGTCTATCATTCCATCGGCCGCAAGTCGCTCGAGGCGCACCCCCAAGAACCGGGACGTTCCTAA
- a CDS encoding toxin HicA, whose amino-acid sequence MKSAEIIRRLRSGGWTLHHVKGSHYQFKHPEKKGKITVPHPKRDIPAGTLRSIFRQAGWPWVA is encoded by the coding sequence ATGAAAAGCGCCGAGATCATCCGGCGACTCCGATCCGGAGGGTGGACGCTGCACCATGTCAAAGGGAGCCATTACCAGTTCAAGCACCCGGAGAAAAAAGGAAAGATCACTGTCCCGCATCCGAAGAGGGACATCCCGGCCGGGACGCTCCGGAGCATCTTCCGTCAAGCCGGCTGGCCCTGGGTCGCTTGA